A genomic stretch from Microplitis mediator isolate UGA2020A chromosome 10, iyMicMedi2.1, whole genome shotgun sequence includes:
- the LOC130675822 gene encoding uncharacterized protein LOC130675822, translating into MAVDKEDHHLQCILWFDEDDIPTVFALATVTYGTTSAPYLAGRALLQLAEDEGNKFPKAVEPLTNTRSVDDIYGGADELAEAIEVALDTKNMCAAGCFPLAKWASNSTELLSQVAPVETQEDIPRELGDTAVKVLGLTWNSTQDKFHFGYSLPEASPTTKRTILSEIARLFVPLGFLAPIIVRAKMFMQKLWLQNFDWDATLSPLLLQEWNLFRDELHQILKIQIPRWNHVKTGVSIELHGFSDASQLAMAAVVYLKVTDATGSSNISLVCAKIQVAPLKPISIPRMELNAAVLLAQLVLYVKNVLKLENVPIFLWTDSVVSLTWLRNNPAGWKVYIRNRVTKIQESLPSVNWDFVPGKLNPADCALRGLTAGKLEQHSLWWTGPKWLSQSKENWSSFDIPMQTVSHLEERPGLVFTIFKADSHPLNTLLDKFSKLSPLLRTLRICLRAIAKFKKVPQSTLATPLSTVDLELAKTLLIKYTQSQYYSQELKLLKDGDSLQRNHRLAKLIPYVDYNGVLRVGGRLKNSLLDDDQKNPAILPRSSRLSTLLIEHSHHKTFHGGTQLTLVDLRRSVWIEGGRVPVRSHILRCVVCTRHRGVRAQQLMGQLPSAHVRPSKAFLHTGIDYAGPVTLKTFQGRGAKTYKGWIAVFVCLATSAIHIEIVTDYSTDAFVAAFRRFTRGEAPAVPYTRTVVQIL; encoded by the coding sequence atgGCAGTTGACAAGGAAGATCATCATCTACAGTGCATACTCTGGTTTGACGAAGATGACATCCCAACAGTATTTGCACTTGCTACGGTTACTTATGGAACAACATCAGCTCCATATCTCGCTGGAAGAGCACTTTTACAACTCGCTGAAGatgaaggaaataaatttccaAAGGCTGTTGAACCGCTGACAAACACCCGCTCCGTTGATGACATCTATGGAGGCGCAGATGAACTCGCTGAGGCAATTGAAGTTGCTCTCGATACAAAAAACATGTGTGCCGCAGGATGCTTCCCGCTTGCAAAATGGGCAAGTAATTCAACAGAATTACTGTCTCAAGTCGCTCCAGTTGAAACCCAAGAAGATATACCACGAGAACTTGGGGATACTGCAGTAAAAGTGCTCGGATTAACCTGGAATTCTACACAGGATAAATTCCATTTTGGCTATTCGCTACCAGAAGCATCTCCAACTACTAAACGTACAATTTTATCTGAAATTGCTCGCTTGTTTGTCCCGCTTGGGTTTTTGGCACCGATCATCGTAAGAGCCAAGATGTTCATGCAGAAGCTATGGCTGCAGAACTTCGATTGGGATGCTACGCTATCACCGTTGCTTCTTCAAGAGTGGAATTTGTTTCGAGATGAACTACATCAGATCTTGAAGATTCAGATACCTCGCTGGAATCATGTAAAAACTGGTGTATCGATTGAATTACATGGATTCTCTGACGCTTCACAACTCGCTATGGCTGCTGTCGTCTACTTAAAGGTTACCGACGCTACAGGAAGCTCCAATATTTCGCTAGTGTGTGCCAAAATCCAAGTTGCACCACTGAAACCAATTTCAATACCAAGAATGGAGCTCAATGCCGCTGTATTACTCGCTCAACTGGTACTCTACGTCAAGAATGTCTTGAAACTTGAAAATGTACCAATTTTCTTGTGGACAGACTCCGTTGTATCCTTAACGTGGTTACGAAACAACCCCGCTGGATGGAAAGTCTACATTCGCAACAGAGTTACCAAGATTCAAGAATCGCTACCAAGTGTCAACTGGGATTTTGTTCCAGGGAAACTTAACCCAGCTGACTGCGCTTTAAGAGGTTTAACAGCAGGTAAACTAGAACAGCATTCGCTATGGTGGACGGGACCTAAGTGGCTCAGTCAATCAAAAGAAAACTGGTCATCTTTTGACATCCCTATGCAGACGGTATCACATCTTGAAGAACGTCCAGGTCTGGTTTTTACCATCTTTAAGGCAGATTCACACCCGCTAAACACGCTATTGGACAAATTTTCTAAGTTGTCACCACTACTTCGCACGCTTAGAATCTGCCTACGTGCCAtcgctaaatttaaaaaagtgccACAGTCCACACTGGCCACACCACTCTCTACAGTTGACCTGGAACTCGCTAAGACTTTGCTGATCAAGTATACGCAAAGTCAGTACTATTCGCAAGAGCTGAAACTACTGAAAGATGGTGATTCTCTACAACGAAATCATCGTCTCGCTAAATTGATTCCCTACGTCGACTACAATGGAGTACTCAGAGTCGGCGGTCGCTTGAAGAATTCGCTACTGGATGATGATCAGAAAAATCCAGCTATTTTACCAAGATCATCACGCTTAAGTACGCTACTGATAGAACATTCGCATCATAAAACATTCCATGGGGGAACTCAATTGACTCTCGTTGATCTACGGAGATCTGTCTGGATAGAAGGTGGGCGTGTTCCAGTCAGGTCTCACATTCTTCGCTGCGTCGTGTGCACGAGACATAGAGGTGTTCGTGCACAACAACTAATGGGACAATTGCCATCCGCTCATGTAAGACCATCTAAAGCATTCTTACACACGGGAATAGACTACGCTGGGCCAGTAACACTGAAGACATTTCAAGGTCGAGGTGCGAAAACTTATAAAGGTTGGATCGCTGTATTCGTATGTCTCGCTACCTCCGCTATACACATTGAAATTGTCACCGACTATTCTACTGACGCTTTCGTCGCAGCATTCAGAAGATTCACTCGAGGAGAGGCGCCTGCAGTACCCTATACTCGGACTGTGGTACAAATTTTGTAG